In one Pseudomonas fitomaticsae genomic region, the following are encoded:
- the crp gene encoding cAMP-activated global transcriptional regulator CRP: MVGITPTPKIKNLDKLLMHCQRRRHAAKSNIICAGDRSDTLYFIIRGSVTILIEDDDGREMIIAYLNAGDFFGELGLFEEAGQEQQRSAWVRAKVECEVAEISYAKFRELSQQDPDILYVLSGQIAQRLRNTTRKVGDLAFFDVTGRVARCLLELCKQPDAMTHPDGMQIKVTRQEIGRIVGCSREMVGRVLKDLEERNLVDVKGKTMVVFGTR, translated from the coding sequence ATGGTTGGTATTACCCCCACACCCAAAATCAAGAACCTCGACAAGCTGCTGATGCATTGCCAGCGCCGGCGTCATGCGGCCAAGAGCAACATCATCTGCGCCGGGGATCGCTCCGACACGCTGTACTTCATCATCCGCGGCTCGGTCACGATCCTGATCGAAGACGACGACGGCCGCGAGATGATCATCGCCTACCTGAATGCCGGGGACTTCTTCGGCGAGCTGGGTCTGTTCGAAGAAGCCGGCCAGGAACAGCAGCGCAGCGCCTGGGTGCGGGCCAAGGTTGAATGCGAAGTCGCGGAAATCAGCTACGCCAAGTTCCGCGAACTGTCGCAACAGGATCCGGACATTCTTTACGTCCTCAGCGGACAAATCGCACAACGCCTGCGCAACACCACACGCAAGGTCGGCGACCTGGCGTTCTTCGACGTCACCGGTCGCGTCGCTCGCTGCCTGCTTGAGCTGTGCAAACAACCGGACGCGATGACCCACCCGGACGGCATGCAGATCAAGGTGACCCGTCAGGAAATCGGCCGGATTGTCGGTTGCTCGCGAGAGATGGTCGGTCGCGTGCTCAAGGATCTTGAGGAACGCAACCTGGTGGATGTGAAAGGCAAGACCATGGTGGTCTTCGGCACTCGCTGA
- the trpE gene encoding anthranilate synthase component I, whose translation MIREEFLRLAADGYNRIPLACETLADFDTPLSIYLKLADQPNSYLLESVQGGEKWGRYSIIGLPCRTVLRVHDHHVSITVDGIETESHDVEDPLAFVETFKARYNVPTIAGLPRFNGGLVGYFGYDCVRYVEKRLGKCPNPDPLGVPDILLMVSDAVVVFDNLAGKMHAIVLADPAQADAYEQGQAQLQQLLEKLRQPITPRRGLDFSKQQAAEPVFRSSFTQDDYEKAVDTIKEYILAGDCMQVVPSQRMSIDFKAAPIDLYRALRCFNPTPYMYFFNFGDFHVVGSSPEVLVRVEDNLITVRPIAGTRPRGATEEADVALEEDLLSDDKEIAEHLMLIDLGRNDTGRVSEIGSVKLTEKMVIERYSNVMHIVSNVTGQLKAGLTAMDALRAILPAGTLSGAPKIRAMEIIDELEPVKRGVYGGAVGYFAWNGNMDTAIAIRTAVIKNGELHVQAGGGIVADSVPALEWEETINKRRAMFRAVALAEQTPD comes from the coding sequence ATGATCCGCGAAGAATTCCTGCGTCTGGCCGCTGACGGCTACAACCGCATCCCGCTGGCCTGTGAAACCCTGGCCGACTTCGACACACCGCTGTCGATCTACCTGAAACTGGCCGACCAGCCCAACTCCTACCTGCTCGAATCGGTGCAGGGCGGCGAGAAATGGGGCCGTTACTCGATCATCGGCCTGCCGTGCCGCACCGTGCTGCGGGTTCACGATCATCACGTGAGTATCACCGTCGATGGTATCGAAACTGAAAGCCACGACGTTGAAGACCCGCTGGCCTTCGTCGAAACCTTCAAGGCCCGTTACAACGTGCCGACCATTGCCGGTCTGCCGCGCTTCAACGGCGGTCTGGTCGGATACTTCGGTTACGACTGCGTGCGCTATGTAGAGAAACGCCTCGGCAAATGCCCGAACCCGGATCCGCTGGGCGTGCCGGACATCCTGCTGATGGTCTCCGATGCGGTGGTGGTGTTCGACAACCTCGCCGGCAAGATGCACGCGATCGTGCTGGCCGACCCGGCGCAGGCCGATGCCTACGAGCAGGGCCAGGCGCAATTGCAGCAACTGCTGGAAAAACTGCGTCAGCCGATCACCCCGCGCCGTGGCCTGGATTTCAGCAAGCAGCAGGCGGCCGAGCCGGTGTTCCGCTCCAGTTTCACCCAGGATGACTACGAAAAAGCCGTCGACACCATCAAGGAATACATCCTCGCCGGTGACTGCATGCAGGTCGTGCCGTCCCAGCGCATGTCGATCGACTTCAAGGCGGCGCCGATCGATCTGTACCGCGCACTGCGTTGCTTCAACCCGACGCCGTACATGTACTTCTTCAACTTCGGCGATTTCCACGTCGTCGGCAGTTCGCCGGAAGTGCTGGTGCGGGTCGAAGACAACCTGATCACCGTGCGCCCGATTGCCGGGACCCGTCCTCGTGGGGCTACCGAAGAAGCAGACGTGGCGCTGGAAGAAGACCTGCTGTCCGATGACAAGGAGATCGCCGAACACCTGATGCTGATCGACCTCGGTCGCAACGACACCGGGCGCGTATCGGAAATTGGTTCGGTGAAACTCACCGAGAAGATGGTCATCGAGCGTTATTCCAACGTGATGCACATCGTGTCCAACGTGACCGGCCAGTTGAAAGCCGGGCTGACGGCGATGGACGCACTGCGGGCGATCCTGCCGGCGGGCACCTTGTCCGGTGCACCGAAGATCCGCGCGATGGAAATCATCGACGAGCTGGAGCCGGTCAAGCGTGGCGTGTATGGCGGGGCGGTCGGTTACTTCGCCTGGAACGGCAACATGGACACCGCGATCGCGATCCGCACAGCGGTGATCAAGAACGGCGAGCTGCACGTGCAGGCTGGTGGCGGCATCGTTGCCGACTCGGTGCCGGCGCTGGAGTGGGAAGAAACCATCAACAAGCGCCGGGCGATGTTCCGCGCTGTTGCACTGGCCGAGCAAACCCCGGACTGA
- the trpC gene encoding indole-3-glycerol phosphate synthase TrpC → MSVPTVLENILARKVQEVAERSARVSLSELESLAKAADAPRGFAQALLAQAKKKQPAVIAEIKKASPSKGVIRENFVPADIAKSYEKGGATCLSVLTDIDYFQGADAYLQQARAACSLPVIRKDFMIDPYQIVEARALGADCVLLIVSALDDVKMAELASVAKDVGLDVLVEVHDGDELERALKTLDTPLVGVNNRNLHTFDVSLETTLDLLPRIPRDRLVITESGILNRADVELMEISDVYAFLVGEAFMRAESPGIELQRLFFPERGVPVSGSTLD, encoded by the coding sequence ATGAGTGTACCGACGGTTCTGGAAAACATTCTGGCCCGCAAGGTTCAGGAAGTCGCCGAGCGTAGCGCTCGTGTGAGCCTGAGCGAGCTGGAAAGTCTGGCCAAGGCGGCCGATGCACCCCGTGGTTTTGCCCAGGCATTGCTGGCGCAGGCCAAGAAGAAACAACCGGCAGTGATCGCCGAAATCAAGAAGGCGTCGCCGAGCAAGGGCGTGATCCGCGAGAACTTCGTTCCTGCCGACATCGCCAAAAGCTACGAGAAGGGCGGGGCGACCTGCCTGTCGGTGCTGACTGATATCGACTACTTCCAGGGCGCCGATGCCTACCTGCAACAGGCCCGCGCGGCGTGCTCGCTGCCGGTGATCCGCAAGGACTTCATGATCGATCCGTACCAGATCGTCGAAGCCCGTGCCCTGGGCGCCGATTGCGTGCTGCTGATCGTCTCCGCGCTGGATGACGTGAAAATGGCCGAACTGGCGTCGGTCGCCAAAGACGTCGGCCTCGATGTGCTGGTGGAAGTGCACGACGGCGATGAGCTGGAACGCGCGTTGAAAACCCTCGACACGCCGCTGGTCGGGGTCAACAACCGCAACCTGCACACCTTTGACGTCAGCCTGGAAACCACCCTCGACCTGCTGCCGCGCATTCCGCGTGATCGTCTGGTGATCACCGAAAGCGGCATTCTCAACCGTGCCGATGTCGAGCTGATGGAAATCAGCGATGTTTACGCGTTCCTGGTCGGCGAAGCGTTCATGCGCGCCGAAAGCCCGGGCATTGAACTGCAGCGTCTGTTCTTCCCGGAGCGCGGCGTTCCAGTGAGCGGTTCGACCCTCGACTGA
- the trpD gene encoding anthranilate phosphoribosyltransferase, whose amino-acid sequence MNIKTALSRIVDHLDLSTDEMRDVMREIMTGQCTDAQIGAFMMAMRMKSESIDEIVGAVSVMRELADKVELQTLDRVVDVVGTGGDGANIFNVSTASSFVVAAAGCTVAKHGNRAVSGKSGSADLLEAAGIYLNLTPVQVARCIDNVGIGFMFAQTHHKAMKYAAGPRRDLGLRTLFNMLGPLTNPAGVKHQVVGVFTPALCRPLAEVLQRLGSKHVLVVHSKDGLDEFSLAAPTFVAELKDDQITEYWVEPEDLGMKSQSLHGLSVEGPEASLALIRDALGKRKTENGQKAAEMIVLNAGAALYAADLATSLKEGVALAHDALHTGLAREKLEELGAFTAVFKVENEG is encoded by the coding sequence ATGAATATCAAGACAGCCCTGAGCCGTATCGTTGATCACCTCGACCTCAGCACCGATGAAATGCGCGACGTGATGCGCGAAATCATGACCGGCCAATGCACGGACGCGCAGATTGGCGCGTTCATGATGGCCATGCGCATGAAGAGCGAGAGCATCGACGAGATCGTCGGCGCCGTGTCGGTGATGCGCGAGTTGGCGGACAAGGTCGAACTCCAGACCCTCGACCGCGTGGTCGATGTGGTCGGCACCGGCGGTGACGGCGCGAACATTTTCAATGTGTCGACTGCGTCTTCCTTTGTGGTCGCCGCCGCTGGCTGCACCGTGGCCAAACACGGTAACCGTGCGGTGTCGGGCAAGAGCGGCAGTGCCGATCTGCTGGAGGCCGCCGGCATCTACCTCAACCTGACCCCGGTTCAGGTGGCGCGCTGCATCGACAACGTCGGCATCGGCTTCATGTTTGCTCAGACCCACCACAAAGCCATGAAGTACGCCGCCGGCCCGCGTCGCGATCTCGGCCTGCGCACCCTGTTCAACATGCTTGGCCCGCTTACGAATCCGGCCGGTGTGAAACATCAGGTGGTGGGCGTGTTCACCCCGGCGCTGTGCCGGCCGTTGGCTGAAGTCTTGCAGCGTCTGGGCAGCAAGCACGTGCTGGTGGTGCATTCGAAGGACGGTCTGGACGAATTCAGCCTGGCGGCACCAACCTTTGTCGCCGAGCTGAAAGACGATCAGATCACCGAATATTGGGTCGAGCCGGAAGATCTGGGCATGAAGAGCCAGAGCCTGCACGGCCTGTCAGTCGAAGGTCCGGAAGCGTCGCTGGCGCTGATCCGCGATGCACTGGGCAAGCGCAAGACCGAGAACGGTCAGAAGGCTGCCGAAATGATCGTGCTCAATGCCGGTGCGGCGCTGTATGCCGCCGACCTGGCGACAAGTCTGAAAGAGGGTGTGGCACTGGCCCACGACGCTCTGCACACCGGTCTTGCTCGGGAAAAGCTCGAGGAGTTGGGTGCCTTTACCGCGGTATTCAAAGTGGAGAATGAGGGATGA
- the rpe gene encoding ribulose-phosphate 3-epimerase, whose translation MQPFVIAPSILSADFARLGEEVDNVLAAGADFVHFDVMDNHYVPNLTIGPMVCAALRKYGVTAPIDAHLMVSPVDRIVGDFIEAGATYITFHPEATLHVDRSLQLIREGGCKSGLVFNPATPLDVLKYVIDKVDMVLLMSVNPGFGGQKFIPGTLDKLREARAIIDASGRDIRLEIDGGVNVNNIREIAAAGADTFVAGSAIFNAPNYQEVIDKMRSELALARP comes from the coding sequence ATGCAGCCCTTCGTTATTGCTCCGTCGATTCTCTCCGCCGACTTCGCCCGCCTGGGCGAGGAAGTGGACAACGTTCTGGCCGCCGGTGCCGACTTCGTCCACTTCGATGTCATGGACAACCACTACGTACCGAACCTGACCATCGGCCCGATGGTCTGCGCCGCGCTGCGCAAGTACGGCGTGACCGCGCCGATCGACGCGCACCTGATGGTCAGCCCGGTGGATCGCATCGTCGGCGACTTCATCGAGGCCGGCGCCACCTACATCACCTTCCACCCGGAAGCCACGCTGCACGTCGATCGTTCGCTGCAACTGATCCGTGAAGGCGGCTGCAAATCCGGCCTGGTGTTCAACCCGGCGACCCCGCTGGACGTGCTCAAGTACGTGATCGACAAGGTCGACATGGTCCTGCTGATGAGCGTCAACCCGGGCTTCGGCGGGCAGAAATTCATCCCCGGCACCCTCGACAAGCTGCGCGAAGCGCGCGCGATCATCGATGCCTCGGGCCGTGACATCCGCCTGGAAATCGACGGCGGCGTCAACGTCAACAACATCCGTGAAATCGCCGCTGCCGGCGCCGACACCTTCGTGGCCGGCTCGGCGATCTTCAATGCGCCGAACTATCAGGAAGTCATCGACAAGATGCGTTCCGAACTGGCGCTGGCTCGCCCATGA
- a CDS encoding lipoate--protein ligase family protein: MTPVSLTIEAGLQAEQDLLASVCAGDAEFGLLFWQPSDRALVMPRRLNRLPGFDHACEVSATAGWPVLLRETGGEPVPQSASTINIALVYAPPRSEGDLNRIETGYRRLCDPICELLDELGGTSSLGEIDGAFCDGRFNVNLDGRKMVGTAQRWRQSQGGQRPVGLVHGAMLVDDERESMVAAVNRFNEACGLEQRVRAASHIALHEKFPAPHALARLDELFRLMLAQIYAA; this comes from the coding sequence ATGACTCCAGTTTCCCTGACCATCGAAGCCGGCCTGCAAGCCGAGCAGGATCTGCTGGCCTCGGTCTGCGCTGGTGATGCCGAATTTGGCTTGCTGTTCTGGCAGCCCAGCGATCGCGCTTTGGTCATGCCGCGCCGTTTGAACCGCCTCCCCGGATTCGATCACGCCTGCGAAGTCTCCGCCACGGCCGGTTGGCCGGTGTTGCTGCGTGAAACTGGCGGCGAACCTGTTCCGCAATCGGCTTCCACCATCAATATTGCCCTGGTCTATGCACCGCCTCGCAGTGAAGGTGATCTGAACCGCATCGAAACCGGCTATCGGCGGTTGTGTGATCCGATCTGTGAGTTGCTGGATGAATTGGGTGGCACTTCGTCGTTGGGTGAAATCGACGGTGCGTTCTGCGACGGTCGCTTCAACGTCAATCTCGACGGTCGCAAGATGGTCGGTACCGCCCAGCGCTGGCGCCAGAGTCAGGGCGGCCAGCGTCCGGTGGGGTTGGTACACGGTGCGATGCTGGTGGATGACGAACGTGAGTCGATGGTCGCGGCGGTCAACCGCTTCAACGAAGCGTGTGGTCTGGAGCAGCGGGTACGTGCCGCCAGCCACATCGCTCTGCATGAGAAATTCCCGGCGCCCCATGCACTGGCGCGTCTCGATGAACTCTTTCGTTTGATGCTGGCGCAGATCTACGCCGCCTGA
- a CDS encoding phosphoglycolate phosphatase: MSGFEQLFPGQLPRLVMFDLDGTLIDSVPDLAAAVDNMLLSLGRKPAGIESVREWVGNGAPVLVRRALAGGIDHSSVDDVEAEHALEVFMEAYGASHELTVVYPGVRDTLKWLHKQGVAMALITNKPERFVAPLLDQMKIGRYFKWIIGGDTLPQKKPDPAALFFVMKMSGIPASQSLFVGDSRSDVLAAKAAGVKCVGLSYGYNHGRPIAEESPALVIDDLRKLIPGCLDTAAEITLPDASQSPSGNAIVVVTRKLWMKVIKALARWRWRA; encoded by the coding sequence ATGAGCGGTTTTGAGCAGCTGTTCCCGGGGCAACTGCCGCGGTTGGTGATGTTCGATCTGGATGGCACGCTGATCGACTCGGTACCCGACCTGGCGGCGGCGGTGGATAACATGCTGCTCTCCCTCGGGCGCAAGCCTGCCGGTATCGAGTCGGTGCGCGAGTGGGTCGGCAACGGCGCGCCGGTGCTGGTGCGCCGGGCCCTGGCCGGCGGCATCGACCATTCCTCAGTGGATGACGTCGAAGCCGAGCATGCGCTGGAGGTGTTCATGGAAGCCTATGGCGCCAGCCATGAGCTGACCGTGGTCTATCCCGGCGTGCGCGACACCCTGAAATGGCTGCACAAGCAGGGCGTGGCCATGGCGTTGATCACCAACAAGCCGGAGCGCTTCGTCGCGCCGCTGCTGGATCAGATGAAGATCGGCCGCTACTTCAAGTGGATCATCGGCGGCGACACCCTGCCGCAGAAGAAACCTGACCCGGCGGCGCTGTTCTTCGTCATGAAGATGTCCGGCATTCCGGCCTCGCAATCGCTGTTCGTTGGTGATTCACGCAGCGATGTGCTGGCGGCGAAAGCGGCGGGGGTCAAATGCGTTGGGCTCAGTTATGGCTACAACCATGGCCGACCGATTGCCGAGGAATCCCCGGCGCTGGTGATCGACGATCTGCGCAAGCTAATTCCCGGTTGCCTGGATACGGCCGCTGAGATAACGTTGCCCGACGCTTCTCAATCCCCTTCTGGAAACGCCATCGTGGTGGTCACCCGCAAACTCTGGATGAAAGTCATCAAGGCCCTGGCCCGCTGGCGTTGGCGCGCCTGA
- the estP gene encoding esterase EstP, with product MIKQTLFVPLAGCLLAMACAQANAAPNPYSNFVVFGDSLSDAGTFTDSGGPAGATERYTNRTGPNYQDGSGEFYSLNATQLLGGRLGFTPDQTASSSSAVRAGQGQPDGNNWAVGGYRTDQILDSITSQSATGERTRAGYLPSNGFRADPNALYYLTGGGNDFLQGRVTSLPQANAAADRLVDSVRTLQGAGARYIMVWLLPDIGLTPAINGSPLQAFTSQLSAQFNTELVSQLQSVNANVIPLNVPVLLKEAFANPAQFGLATDQNLVGTCFSGSRCTENARYGINSATPDPTKLIYNDAVHPTEAGQRLIADYAYSLLAAPWEATLLPQMAQGTLRSHQDELRNQWLADWENWQAVGQWRAIVAGGGQHQDFDSQRSGASADGNGYNLNIGGSYRLNDAWRVGVAAGFYNQKLEAGDNDSDYKLNTYLGTAFAQYQQNRWWGDAAVTAGHLDYDSLKRKFQLGINERGEKGDTDGYVLAFSGRVGYDIAPEASSPWHLSPFVSADFAKVEVDGYSENGADSTALTFDDQSRISRRLGLGIQGKYQITSQTQVFGELAHEREYNDDTQNVTMNLNSLPNNRYTLAGYTPQTNLNRLNLGVSHNLTKDLALRASYDIRKDDDFTQQGINVGVALDF from the coding sequence ATGATCAAACAGACGCTGTTTGTACCGCTCGCCGGATGCCTGCTCGCGATGGCCTGCGCCCAGGCGAACGCCGCACCCAATCCTTATTCGAATTTCGTGGTCTTCGGCGACAGCCTGAGCGATGCGGGGACTTTCACCGACAGCGGCGGTCCGGCCGGCGCCACCGAACGCTACACCAACCGCACGGGCCCGAACTATCAGGACGGCAGCGGTGAGTTCTACTCGCTCAACGCCACCCAATTGCTCGGTGGCCGTCTCGGCTTCACCCCCGATCAAACCGCCTCCTCGTCCTCGGCAGTTCGTGCCGGCCAAGGTCAGCCGGACGGTAACAACTGGGCCGTGGGCGGCTACCGCACCGACCAGATTCTCGACTCGATCACCAGCCAGTCCGCCACCGGCGAACGCACCCGCGCCGGTTATCTGCCGTCGAACGGTTTCCGTGCCGACCCGAATGCCCTGTATTACCTGACCGGGGGTGGCAACGACTTCCTTCAGGGCCGCGTCACCAGTCTTCCTCAGGCGAATGCCGCCGCCGATCGACTGGTCGACAGTGTACGCACACTGCAGGGCGCCGGTGCCCGTTACATCATGGTCTGGCTGCTGCCGGACATCGGCCTGACCCCGGCCATCAACGGTTCGCCGCTGCAGGCCTTCACCTCGCAACTCAGCGCCCAGTTCAATACTGAACTGGTCAGCCAGTTGCAGAGCGTCAACGCCAACGTCATTCCGCTGAACGTTCCGGTTCTGCTCAAAGAGGCATTCGCCAATCCGGCACAGTTCGGTCTGGCAACCGATCAGAATCTGGTCGGCACCTGCTTCAGCGGCAGCCGCTGCACCGAGAACGCCCGATATGGGATCAACAGCGCCACCCCGGACCCGACCAAGCTGATCTACAACGACGCCGTCCACCCGACCGAAGCCGGGCAGCGCCTGATTGCCGATTACGCTTACTCACTGCTGGCCGCGCCATGGGAAGCAACTCTGTTGCCGCAAATGGCTCAAGGCACCCTGCGCTCGCATCAGGATGAACTGCGCAACCAGTGGCTGGCGGATTGGGAAAACTGGCAAGCCGTTGGCCAATGGCGGGCGATTGTCGCCGGTGGCGGCCAGCATCAGGATTTCGACAGCCAGCGCAGCGGCGCCAGCGCCGACGGCAACGGTTACAACCTGAACATCGGCGGCAGCTACCGTCTCAACGACGCGTGGCGCGTGGGCGTGGCGGCTGGTTTCTACAACCAGAAACTCGAGGCCGGCGACAACGATTCGGACTACAAGCTGAACACTTATCTGGGCACCGCGTTCGCCCAGTACCAGCAGAACCGCTGGTGGGGTGATGCCGCCGTGACCGCCGGGCACCTGGATTACGACAGCCTCAAGCGCAAATTCCAGCTGGGGATCAACGAACGCGGCGAAAAAGGCGATACCGACGGCTATGTTCTGGCCTTCAGCGGACGCGTGGGTTACGACATTGCGCCAGAAGCGAGCAGCCCATGGCACCTGTCGCCATTCGTCAGCGCCGACTTTGCCAAGGTTGAAGTCGATGGCTATTCGGAAAACGGCGCCGACTCCACCGCGCTGACGTTCGATGACCAGTCGCGCATCTCCCGGCGTCTCGGCCTCGGGATCCAGGGCAAGTACCAGATCACCTCGCAGACCCAGGTGTTCGGCGAACTGGCCCATGAGCGCGAGTACAACGACGACACCCAGAATGTGACGATGAACCTCAACAGCCTGCCGAACAACCGCTACACCCTGGCCGGCTATACCCCTCAGACCAACCTGAACCGCTTGAACCTGGGCGTGAGCCACAACCTCACCAAGGATCTGGCATTGCGCGCGAGCTACGACATCCGCAAGGATGACGACTTCACCCAGCAAGGGATCAACGTTGGCGTAGCGCTCGACTTCTGA
- a CDS encoding aminodeoxychorismate/anthranilate synthase component II — protein sequence MLLMIDNYDSFTYNVVQYLGELGAEVKVVRNDELTIAEIEALNPERIVVSPGPCTPTEAGISIEAIKHFAGKLPILGVCLGHQSIGQAFGGDVVRARQVMHGKTSPVFHEDKGVFAGLNRPLTVTRYHSLIVKHETLPDCLELTAWTQHDDGSVDEIMGLRHKTLNIEGVQFHPESILTEQGHELFANFLKQTGGTR from the coding sequence ATGTTGCTGATGATCGACAACTACGACTCCTTTACTTACAACGTTGTGCAATACCTCGGCGAGCTGGGTGCCGAGGTCAAGGTGGTGCGCAACGACGAACTGACCATCGCCGAAATCGAAGCGCTCAACCCTGAGCGGATCGTCGTATCCCCAGGCCCGTGCACACCGACCGAAGCCGGCATCTCCATCGAAGCCATCAAGCATTTCGCTGGCAAACTGCCGATCCTCGGTGTCTGCCTCGGTCACCAGTCCATCGGCCAGGCTTTTGGCGGTGATGTCGTCCGCGCCCGCCAAGTGATGCACGGTAAGACTAGCCCGGTATTCCACGAGGACAAGGGCGTGTTTGCCGGTCTGAACCGTCCGCTGACTGTCACTCGCTATCATTCCCTGATCGTCAAACACGAAACGTTGCCCGATTGCCTGGAGCTGACCGCGTGGACCCAGCACGATGACGGCTCGGTCGACGAAATCATGGGCCTGCGTCACAAGACCCTGAACATCGAGGGCGTACAGTTCCACCCGGAATCGATCCTCACCGAGCAGGGCCACGAACTGTTCGCCAACTTCCTCAAACAAACCGGCGGCACGCGCTAA
- a CDS encoding iron-containing alcohol dehydrogenase, giving the protein MSLSSFKIAHKLITGAGAIEQLAAELTRLDIDNPLIVTDAALVKSGTVELALAQIGEREYEIFDRVLPDPEIAIVEDCMRVYREGGHDGLIGLGGGSAIDIAKSVAAYAGYHGALEDLFGVDQVPRKGPPLIAIPTTAGTGSEVTNVAILSDKVAQLKKGIVSDYLLPDVALVSPQMTLTCPRSVTAASGVDALVHAIESYLSLNASPITDSLAIGAIKLIARSLPKVYANPSNLQAREDMATASLMAGMAFGNAGVGAVHALAYPLGGRFNIAHGVSNALLLPYVMTWNKMACVERMQDIAEAMGVKTAHLSLNDAADSAVAAMTELCAAVEIPPGLRSFGVPEEAIPAMAVEAAGIERLMRNNPRKLSAADIEKIYRAAY; this is encoded by the coding sequence ATGAGTCTTTCCTCGTTCAAGATCGCTCACAAACTGATCACCGGCGCCGGGGCCATCGAGCAACTGGCGGCCGAACTCACGCGGCTGGATATCGACAACCCGCTGATCGTCACCGATGCCGCGCTGGTCAAGTCCGGTACGGTGGAGCTGGCGCTGGCGCAAATCGGTGAGCGCGAGTACGAAATCTTCGACCGGGTGCTGCCGGATCCGGAAATCGCCATCGTCGAGGATTGCATGCGTGTCTACCGAGAGGGCGGGCATGACGGGCTGATCGGCCTCGGCGGCGGCAGTGCGATCGACATCGCCAAGAGCGTCGCGGCGTACGCCGGTTATCACGGTGCGCTGGAGGATCTGTTCGGCGTCGATCAGGTGCCGCGCAAAGGCCCACCGTTGATCGCCATCCCGACCACGGCCGGCACCGGTTCTGAAGTGACCAACGTCGCCATTCTTTCGGACAAGGTCGCCCAACTGAAGAAAGGCATCGTCAGCGACTATCTGTTGCCGGACGTGGCGCTGGTCAGCCCGCAGATGACCCTGACCTGTCCGCGCAGTGTCACTGCCGCCAGTGGCGTCGATGCACTGGTGCATGCCATCGAATCCTACTTGTCACTGAATGCCTCGCCGATCACCGATTCGCTGGCCATCGGTGCGATCAAGTTGATCGCTCGGTCATTACCCAAGGTCTACGCCAACCCGTCCAACCTGCAGGCCCGGGAAGACATGGCCACCGCCAGCCTGATGGCCGGCATGGCGTTCGGCAATGCCGGGGTTGGCGCGGTGCATGCGCTGGCCTATCCACTGGGCGGGCGTTTCAACATTGCCCACGGCGTCAGCAATGCGCTGTTGCTGCCGTATGTCATGACCTGGAACAAGATGGCCTGCGTCGAACGGATGCAGGATATCGCCGAAGCCATGGGGGTGAAGACCGCTCATCTGAGTCTCAATGACGCGGCCGACAGCGCCGTCGCTGCGATGACCGAACTGTGCGCGGCGGTAGAAATCCCGCCGGGCTTGCGCAGTTTCGGCGTGCCCGAAGAGGCGATCCCGGCCATGGCCGTGGAGGCTGCGGGAATCGAGCGCCTGATGCGCAACAATCCACGCAAGCTCAGTGCTGCCGACATCGAGAAGATCTACCGGGCGGCCTACTGA